A single region of the Brassica rapa cultivar Chiifu-401-42 chromosome A03, CAAS_Brap_v3.01, whole genome shotgun sequence genome encodes:
- the LOC103859508 gene encoding chaperone protein dnaJ 11, chloroplastic, producing the protein MVISQSLSSCVIHICFSDELSLLNPNFNAFFRIRPSNFNLITQMSGTLIYSAVNSLRSSPGNSLPQPKPTRLHNVNARFPTGATSFRASAAQTLNAEPAVTESVRRRASNLYELLRVDETASLTEIKTAYRSLAKVHHPDASSESDGRDFMEIHKAYATLADPTTRAIYDSTLGARGRRVHAGATGRVYPTTRRWETDQCW; encoded by the coding sequence ATGGTCATTTCACAATCCCTCTCCTCTTGTGTGATTCATATCTGCTTCTCAGACGAACTCTCTCTGCTTAATCCAAATTTTAACGCGTTCTTTCGAATTCGCCCCtccaattttaatttaattacgcAAATGTCCGGAACTCTAATCTACTCCGCCGTTAACTCCCTTCGATCCTCGCCGGGAAATAGCCTTCCTCAACCGAAGCCAACCAGACTCCACAACGTTAACGCGCGGTTTCCCACCGGAGCTACGTCGTTTAGAGCTTCGGCAGCGCAGACTCTCAACGCCGAACCAGCCGTAACGGAATCCGTTCGTCGGCGAGCGTCGAACCTCTACGAACTGCTGAGAGTCGACGAAACGGCGTCGTTGACGGAGATTAAGACGGCGTACCGGAGCTTAGCTAAGGTTCACCATCCGGACGCGTCGTCGGAATCGGACGGACGAGATTTCATGGAGATTCACAAAGCGTACGCGACGCTGGCGGATCCGACGACGAGAGCGATCTACGATTCGACGCTGGGAGCACGAGGGAGACGAGTGCACGCTGGAGCTACGGGTCGGGTTTACCCGACGACCCGGAGATGGGAGACGGATCAGTGTTGGTAG